The Haloplanus natans DSM 17983 DNA segment GGGGACGAACGGGCGGCAAAGGCGCTCGGCGCCCGCCTCGACGACCCGGTCGGCCGGGTTCGCCGCGAGGCCGCCGACGCGCTGGCCTCCATCGGCGCCCTCTCCCCGCTGCTCGACGCCGTCGACGACGAGAACGACGAGGTGCGCTACGCGGCGGTCATGGCGCTCGGCGGGTATCAGGGGTCGGCGGCCATCGATCCGCTCATCGGCGCGCTCGACGACGACAGCGACGTGGTGCGGCGGGCGGCCGTCTTCTCCATCGTCGAGTTGCTCGCGGCCGCGCCGACGGAACAGAGCCACCGCATCCGTGAAACGGTCGTCGATCGGCTGGGCTCGGCCGACCGGAGCGTCGTCGATCCGCTCGTCGAATTGCTCGAAGAGAGCAACCAGCCACGGGAGCGGCGCAACGTCGCCTGGCTTCTCGGGCGCGTCGCCGACGACGAGGGGTACGCCGACGCCGTCGAGGCGCTGGTCGGCGCCCTCGACGCCGCCGACGGCACCACCGCGCAGTTCGCGGCGACCAGCCTCGTCCACCTCGACGGCGAGGCCGTCGAGGACGAACTCCTCGATCTGCTGGAGGATCCGGACCCCTCGGACGCGGCGCGGTCGAAGGCGGTGTTCGTCCTCGGCAAAGTCGGCGGCGAGCGTGCCCGCGACCGACTCGAGGCGCTTCTGGATCGCACCGGCGACGAGGAGGTCCGCAAACAGGCCTTCGCCGCCCTGTCGAAACTCGGAGGCCGTCGATGAGCGAGGGCGAGCGGAAGGTGGTCGATACGCGCGGGAAGTTCACGCAGGTCGTCAAGGACGGCCGCGAACTGAACGACGCGGAGTGGTCCGGGGGGCGCATCCTGCTGTCGAACAGGCGGCTGATTCTCGCGGGCAACGGCGGCAAACGGACGATCCCCCTCCCGAAAATCGAGAGTCTGGAGGGGCGGACGGACGTGAACCAGCTGGTCGCGAAGGTGTCCGGCTACGTCAGCCTCCAGATCGCGGGCGGCGACGTGGTGCTCGTCTCCGCGGACGACCCCGAGTCGTTCGAGCGGCTCCTGTACCGTGCCCTCCTGGATCGAAAGATCGTTCTCGCGCGCCACCCTGCGGTCGAGGGCGGCGTCGTCACCGACGCCGAGTGGGAGAAAGGCCGACTGAAAATCGAGGAGGGGGCCGTCGCCCTCGCCATCGCCGACGGCTCGTTCGTCGAAATCGACCTCGACGACATCGGGTCGATGGAGGCCAACGAGCGGTCGGTCAGAGACGAGAAACGACGGGTGCTGGAGGTCGAACACAGCGAAGACGGGACGAGCGTCCAGACGTATCTCTCGGGGTCGACGCGCCGGTGTGCGATCCTCGAGAGCCTCCTCCGGAAAGGGGAGAGCCGGAGCGAGATCGGTGTCGATCTTTCCGAGCGACAGAACGAGGTGTTGATGGCGCTGTATTCGGGAGTGTCGCCGTTCGAGATTCCCGACTTCCTCGGGATGGACGTCGACGAGGTAGAGGAGGTGTTCGACCGCCTGATCGAACTCGAAGTCGTCGAGGAGATACGGGTCCGGCGCGAAGTCGCGCTCAACGCTCGCGGGCGCAACATCGCCAGCGAGGCGATGAACGACCAATGAGCGCGGCCGGGGTTACCCGTTGGACTCGGCGACGAATACCGATCCCTCGGCCCGGATCGACAGGTCGAACGCTCCTTCGAGAACGTTGATGCTCGCCCGCTGTGTGTATCGCGGATCGAGATGGCAGTGTGCGAGCGCACGCTCCCGTTCGAGCCGCGCGGAGAGGAGGTGGAGAAACCGGAACACCGTCCGCAGTTCGAACGTCTCGAGGAGGTCGGGGAGGATGTCGAACTCGACGGACAGCGTGCCGGCTGCCTGTCGCGCCCCGATCGCTCGCGAGAGCGTCTCGCCGACGCCGCTCAGATCAGGCCGGCCATCGAGCATCAGGACTTCTATCGATCGAGCCGAGGGGTCGATATCGACCTCGGACAGCGGCTCCGTGACCGTCGTGACGACCGTCGTCGACGCTGGCCACGACGGGAGCGCACGATCCAGAAGTCGGAGTCGGTCGGCCGGGTTCGCCGTGACGATCATCGCGTGGTCGCCGCGCGAGAGGAAATGCGTGCGAGCGTTGTCCGCCGCGTCGTCGGACGGGGCGATCACGAGAACGTTTCCGGTTCCGCCGACCGCATCGGCAACGTGGGCGCCGGCTTCGAGTTGTGACGCCGCGTGGCCGAACAGGTGAGACTTGAACGCGTCGACCGCGTCGTCGTCGTCGCCCGCGTAGGTCTCCCCCTGGGTCCCGCAGTGGGGACACCGCCACGCGACTCCCACGTCGTCGCGGCGGAGATTCGACTCCGCGTGGTCGAGGAGGTGGGCGCCGACCGCTTCGGCCGCGGCGTCACCGCTCGCGGTCCAGCAACCGAACGCACACCGCCGACACTGCCATCGGTAGACCATCGACGGCTAGCTCACCACCGGTCGGCCGTCCCGTGCCGGCCGTAGCCGGGCGATTCGGATCGTCACGCGTTGACTTCCTCTAGCCGGCTGTTGACGACGACCCGCCCTTTCGGCGTCAGCGCCGTCCCGTCGTCGCCGTCGACGACGAGGCCTTTCTCACGGAGGCCGTTCAGCACTATGGTCGTTTGGCTGGCGTCGGCGGCGACCACGTCGAGGGGGTCGACACCCTCCCCCGCGGAGTAGATGCCGACGAGGACCTGCACCTCCTCGTCGGAGAGGCTCACGTCCTGCAGGGATTCGACGATGTCGCTGTACTCCAGCCGGAAGTACCGACCGAGGAGGTTCATCACCCGTTCGGAGGGGAGGGCAACGACCGAAAGGAGAGCGGTCGTCCGCGGGACGTGTCGCACCGACAGCGCGGGTTTGGTCTCGCCGGCGAGCGTCCGCGTCTCCTTCTCGAAATCAGTCACCGTCGCCAGATCGATGGCGAAGTCGACGTTCGGGCCGGCGAAAGCGAGGGCGCCGTCGTCGACGGTGAGTTTCGCCTTGCGGATCGTCGAGTCGACGACCCGTCCCCCGCGCTCGGCGGGGTGTTCGACCGTCACCGTGCGCCCGTTCAGGTGCGCTTTGAACAGGACGGTCGCGAACTTCTCGACCGTGTCGCTCTCGGCCTCGACGACGGCCATGCGTCGTCCTTCGTCGGTCCGGTAGGCGACGGTGATCGAGTCGCTGAAAAACGAGCGCATCTCCGGCGGGACGTGCCCGACCGCGATGTCGAACATCGTCGAGGTGGGTATCGTCACCTTGTGGTCGTCGCCGACGAGCACGAGCCGTTTTCGGCTCATCACGATACGCCCGCGAACCGGGTCCTCGCGACTCATGTCGGTCACGAAGAAGCGGCCGACGAAGTCGGCGATGACGCGTTCAGACATTCAACAACCCCCCCACGACCGTCATGGTCAGCACGGCGACGGCACAGCCGATCCAGGTCAGAGCGACGAAATGGAGGAGGGCGTTCGCCTTGTGGCCGCCATCGACAGTCCGGATGATGAGCGCGGAGAGGACGGCGTTGATCATCACCACCCCGAGGAGGAGAAACTGGATGAGCGGGAGGTCGTACACCCCCGTGTGGATGAGTTTCCCCACGTCGAGCTGTGAGCTAGTCCCGAGTTCGAGCGACATCCCCGCGAGGATGTCGACGATTTTGAAGCCGATGAAGAAGGCAAAGGAGGAGGCGGCGGTGATCCCGTACAGCAGGCCGATCATCGTGACCGTCGCCTGCTGGCGCTGCTGTCTGAGCTGGTTGACGTGGTTCATGTTCTGACTGATGAGTTCGCCGAGCTGTTTCGGCTCGCCCCCCATCTGCCTACCGACGAGATACATCTCGCTGAACTTCTGAATCAGGTACGAGCGCGTGTTGGCGGTGAAATACTCCCACGCGCGGTCGGGTTCCAGCCGCATGTTCAGCCGCTTGAACAGGTCGTCCACGTCCTCGGTGAGGGGGCCGAAATCCTTCTTCCGGAGCGTCTTGAGAACCGCGGTGGTCGTCGACTGCTTCGCCGTCTCGCTCGCGCCGAGCGCCCGGATGAAACTCGGGAACTCGTCGTCGCGGGATTTGATGCGCTCCTCGTGGAACCGGAAGGCGACGCCCGGAATCGCCAGCGGCGTGACGGGAATGGCCATGTAGAGCGGGCGCGGGATCGAGGCGACGGGCAGGAGGTCGGTCAGACCGGGCACGCCGCCGAAGAGGTCGCCGACGACGAGGACGACGAGGACGAGAGAGAGCACGCCGCCGGCGATCAAACTCCCGATCATCGACCACTCGCCCTCGGGGCGCACGTCGTCGGGGTAGTACCAGATCGGGTCGTACGGCGTTAGCGTTCGGATGACGAGGAAGAAGCCGGTCTGGACGAAGCCATAGAGGACGATGACGGCCCCGACGGTCATGGTCGGGTCCGTCCCCGTCAGGATGGGGAGGACGATGGCGAACACGAGCGCGAAGGTCATCGAGAGCACCATCGACAGGTAGAGGTCCTTCATGACTTCGAGGTTATCGAGCGTACTCTCGTACATCGTCACGTAGTTCTGGATCATCACCTGCTGCTCGCTGAGGAGGAACTCGCTGAGTTCCTGCCCGGCGTTGACGGTGTAGGCGAGGCGGTCGAAAAAATCCGCGAGGGGGTCGCTCGGGATGCGCCGGGCGCGGCGGCGACAGGCGTCGTCGAGACTCTGGTTCCACGTGTCGACCAGTTGGACGACGCGGTTGATCTCGTCGGCGAGAGCGCCGTACTCCTCCTCTTCGCCGAGTTTTCGGAACACCTCCATGCGGTCGATGTTCGTCGTCGACAGGACCGTCATATGCGTCATCAGGAGGTGGTACTGGTTCTCCATCTCGACGCGTTCCTGGCTGACCAGGAGTTTGGGGTAGGCCACCGCCGCAAAGAGGACGAGGCCGCCGAGGAGGGGAATGGGAAGCCGGATCGAAAGCGGGAGCGAGACGAGGACGGCGACGGCGACGGTGCCGGCGAAGAAAGCGACGGAGGGAAGCACGATGAGGGAGATGTACCGCGACATCTCCATGTCCATCCGCTCGTACGCCTCGACGATGGATGCGAGCGTCTCCGAAGAGGTGAGATCGGACCCGCCCTCCGCTGCTGGTTCGGACGCCATTATTTGTGTATATCGAACGGGAGGCCTTCGACGCCGTCGCGCTGGAACGACTTGATCGCCTCGTTGACCTCGTGGTAGCCGAGGATGTTCTCCTCGATCATGCGCTCGACAAGGCGGGCGCGGAAGTCGAGGTCGTCGTAGATGTCGCGCGTGTCGGCGTACCCAAGCAGGGTCGCGATCTGTTCTTCGAGGACGTAGGAGTTGTTCATCCCCTGGAAGACGATTTCGTCCTCCACGGGGTCCCAACTGAACACCTGCCGGGTGACGACGCCGTCCATCTCCTTGGAGTAGCCCTCGATCTCCTGGACGCTCGTCACCCGGCGGAGCACGTCGTCGCCCTGCTTGACGCGGTTCTGGAACAGCGCCACGTCGGCGTTGTCCATGAACGTCTCGGGGACGTTGATGGGGTCGCCGGTGAACCGCTGGATCATCGAGACGATGTCGCTGGCGTGGAAGGTGAGCATGACGGGGTGGCCGGTCTGGGCGGCCTGGAACGCCATCCGCCCCTCCTCGCCACGCACCTCTCCCACGACGATGTAGTCGGGGCGGGAGCGGAGGGCGGCGGCGACGAGGTCGAACATGTCCACGTCGGAGTTCTCCTCCGCGCCGCCCTCGCGGGTGAGCAACTGCTGCCAGGTGTCGTGGGGCGGGAGCACCTCGGCGGTGTCCTCGGCGGTGTAAATCTTCGAGTCCCGGGGGATGAAGGACATGATGGAGTTGAGCGTCGTCGTCTTCCCCGAGGCCGTCTCGCCGACGACGAAGACGGTCTGTTCGTTCTCCAGACAGAGCCACAGGTAGGCGACGAGTTCCGGGGAGAGGGTCCCCCACTTGGTGATCTGGTTGATCGAGAGCGGCGTCTCGTCGCCCTGCCGGATGGTGAGACTCGGCCCCTGCACGCTCACGTCGTCGGAGTAGATGACGTTCAGACGCGAACCGTCGGGGAGCGTCGAGTCGACGATCGGGTTGGAGTCCGAGACGGGGTCGCCGATGCGCTCGCCC contains these protein-coding regions:
- a CDS encoding HEAT repeat domain-containing protein — its product is MSLYQLEKDRDVDALLDHLKLSDSASIRKRAAEILGDVVDDEPQAVDALVRTAKNDDDEAVRGAAIDALDAIGGEAIERLVAEMAGVDADGADWVRAEAFVETLSADRPELRMAAANALRRLGDAGALPALVEALEDPNPRVRTRAARACGAVGDERAAKALGARLDDPVGRVRREAADALASIGALSPLLDAVDDENDEVRYAAVMALGGYQGSAAIDPLIGALDDDSDVVRRAAVFSIVELLAAAPTEQSHRIRETVVDRLGSADRSVVDPLVELLEESNQPRERRNVAWLLGRVADDEGYADAVEALVGALDAADGTTAQFAATSLVHLDGEAVEDELLDLLEDPDPSDAARSKAVFVLGKVGGERARDRLEALLDRTGDEEVRKQAFAALSKLGGRR
- a CDS encoding CheF family chemotaxis protein produces the protein MSEGERKVVDTRGKFTQVVKDGRELNDAEWSGGRILLSNRRLILAGNGGKRTIPLPKIESLEGRTDVNQLVAKVSGYVSLQIAGGDVVLVSADDPESFERLLYRALLDRKIVLARHPAVEGGVVTDAEWEKGRLKIEEGAVALAIADGSFVEIDLDDIGSMEANERSVRDEKRRVLEVEHSEDGTSVQTYLSGSTRRCAILESLLRKGESRSEIGVDLSERQNEVLMALYSGVSPFEIPDFLGMDVDEVEEVFDRLIELEVVEEIRVRREVALNARGRNIASEAMNDQ
- a CDS encoding DUF7504 family protein, with product MVYRWQCRRCAFGCWTASGDAAAEAVGAHLLDHAESNLRRDDVGVAWRCPHCGTQGETYAGDDDDAVDAFKSHLFGHAASQLEAGAHVADAVGGTGNVLVIAPSDDAADNARTHFLSRGDHAMIVTANPADRLRLLDRALPSWPASTTVVTTVTEPLSEVDIDPSARSIEVLMLDGRPDLSGVGETLSRAIGARQAAGTLSVEFDILPDLLETFELRTVFRFLHLLSARLERERALAHCHLDPRYTQRASINVLEGAFDLSIRAEGSVFVAESNG
- a CDS encoding CheF family chemotaxis protein; this encodes MSERVIADFVGRFFVTDMSREDPVRGRIVMSRKRLVLVGDDHKVTIPTSTMFDIAVGHVPPEMRSFFSDSITVAYRTDEGRRMAVVEAESDTVEKFATVLFKAHLNGRTVTVEHPAERGGRVVDSTIRKAKLTVDDGALAFAGPNVDFAIDLATVTDFEKETRTLAGETKPALSVRHVPRTTALLSVVALPSERVMNLLGRYFRLEYSDIVESLQDVSLSDEEVQVLVGIYSAGEGVDPLDVVAADASQTTIVLNGLREKGLVVDGDDGTALTPKGRVVVNSRLEEVNA
- the flaJ gene encoding archaellar assembly protein FlaJ, which translates into the protein MASEPAAEGGSDLTSSETLASIVEAYERMDMEMSRYISLIVLPSVAFFAGTVAVAVLVSLPLSIRLPIPLLGGLVLFAAVAYPKLLVSQERVEMENQYHLLMTHMTVLSTTNIDRMEVFRKLGEEEEYGALADEINRVVQLVDTWNQSLDDACRRRARRIPSDPLADFFDRLAYTVNAGQELSEFLLSEQQVMIQNYVTMYESTLDNLEVMKDLYLSMVLSMTFALVFAIVLPILTGTDPTMTVGAVIVLYGFVQTGFFLVIRTLTPYDPIWYYPDDVRPEGEWSMIGSLIAGGVLSLVLVVLVVGDLFGGVPGLTDLLPVASIPRPLYMAIPVTPLAIPGVAFRFHEERIKSRDDEFPSFIRALGASETAKQSTTTAVLKTLRKKDFGPLTEDVDDLFKRLNMRLEPDRAWEYFTANTRSYLIQKFSEMYLVGRQMGGEPKQLGELISQNMNHVNQLRQQRQQATVTMIGLLYGITAASSFAFFIGFKIVDILAGMSLELGTSSQLDVGKLIHTGVYDLPLIQFLLLGVVMINAVLSALIIRTVDGGHKANALLHFVALTWIGCAVAVLTMTVVGGLLNV
- a CDS encoding type II/IV secretion system ATPase subunit, which produces MTELGTATPSDELKRIAANRPHLRDHLKKFKQITGEFPLLIDEPTSDYETSRPNVLYPIGGPIYCHIYGDLGQDMKYYAIEPSLSGDEQSLFSKIRDELLDRSVSKAVPEEESEYDDRIEELLQETTTIDRDRSGLRYWIDKLLDFLGLGNYRVSEQTYENIRYRLNRDIVGLGPLEPVMRDPANEDVHVIGPHQCYVDHGTYGLIETTVDFGTPEQFDSWIRSMGERIGDPVSDSNPIVDSTLPDGSRLNVIYSDDVSVQGPSLTIRQGDETPLSINQITKWGTLSPELVAYLWLCLENEQTVFVVGETASGKTTTLNSIMSFIPRDSKIYTAEDTAEVLPPHDTWQQLLTREGGAEENSDVDMFDLVAAALRSRPDYIVVGEVRGEEGRMAFQAAQTGHPVMLTFHASDIVSMIQRFTGDPINVPETFMDNADVALFQNRVKQGDDVLRRVTSVQEIEGYSKEMDGVVTRQVFSWDPVEDEIVFQGMNNSYVLEEQIATLLGYADTRDIYDDLDFRARLVERMIEENILGYHEVNEAIKSFQRDGVEGLPFDIHK